In a genomic window of Bacteroidota bacterium:
- the rpmI gene encoding 50S ribosomal protein L35, with translation MPKMKTNSSAKKRFSITGSGKIKRKHAFKSHILTKKSTKRKRNLSNPTLVNDADLGGVKRMLNIGK, from the coding sequence ATGCCTAAAATGAAAACCAATTCCAGTGCAAAGAAGAGATTCTCTATCACCGGATCAGGAAAAATTAAAAGAAAGCACGCTTTTAAAAGTCATATTTTGACTAAAAAAAGCACCAAGAGAAAAAGAAATTTATCAAACCCAACATTAGTTAATGATGCCGATTTAGGTGGAGTTAAACGAATGTTGAACATTGGTAAATAA
- a CDS encoding translation initiation factor IF-3, giving the protein MNERIRARTVRVVGEGIETGIFPIEKALQIAQEAGLDLVEISPTAEPPVCKVIDYKKFLYEQKKKQKEIKAKASKVVVKEIRFGPNTDEHDFNFKKNHAVKFLEEGSKVKAFVFFKGRSILFKEQGEILLLKFAQELEEIGKVEQLPLLEGKKMQMMIAPKKSK; this is encoded by the coding sequence ATCAATGAACGCATTCGAGCCCGCACTGTTCGGGTAGTTGGAGAGGGCATTGAAACTGGTATTTTTCCAATTGAAAAGGCACTGCAAATTGCACAAGAAGCAGGTTTGGATCTTGTTGAAATATCCCCAACAGCAGAGCCACCGGTTTGTAAGGTAATTGACTATAAGAAGTTTTTATACGAGCAAAAAAAGAAGCAAAAGGAAATTAAAGCCAAAGCTTCTAAAGTGGTTGTAAAAGAAATTCGTTTTGGACCAAATACTGATGAGCATGATTTTAATTTTAAAAAGAACCATGCAGTTAAATTTTTAGAAGAGGGTTCAAAAGTAAAGGCCTTTGTATTTTTTAAAGGAAGATCGATATTATTTAAAGAACAAGGTGAAATATTGCTGTTGAAGTTTGCACAAGAATTAGAAGAGATTGGTAAAGTAGAGCAGTTACCCTTGTTGGAAGGAAAAAAAATGCAAATGATGATTGCACCAAAAAAGTCGAAATAA